A single Trichocoleus sp. FACHB-46 DNA region contains:
- a CDS encoding ATP-binding protein, which translates to MKTQDTHPKRAISLQLLLIVPFVVQIFGAVSLVGYLSFYNGQKAINALASQLMDRTSKAVDQHLDSYLSVPHKLLQMNADAIRLGFLDVRDPKMLERYFWHQMQAYDLSYIGFGLATGAGGGAGRYDGKTVVIDEWRSSNGSNNALSYGTDQQGNRTQVVSTFTWNNFKETWYTEPVNAKKPVWSRIFTINYPNHPYVVASAGRPLYDANNRLLGVVAIDIHLLKLSDFLRNLQVSRGGQVFVLERNGLLIANSGTQKPFVVVKDEIQRLKAIDSPNPVVRGVSQQLQQRFDSFQKIATSQNLQLSLQGELYYVQVTPWRDEYGLDWLVVVSVPKSDFMAQIDANTQSTIWLCFAALGVASVLSVFTSRWITQPILVLNRASKAIASGQLDQTVKESGIQELDGLASSFNYMAGQLQESFTALEESNTELESRVEARTGELKTTLEELRRSQAQVIQSEKMSSLGQLVAGVAHEINNPINFIHGNLTHAQEYTQGLLEFIQLYQQRYPDPGPDIESAAEEIDLEFLQADLPKMLTSMKLGSDRIRQIVLSLRNFSRMDEAEIKPVSLDEGLDSTLMILQHRLKARPERPEIEVIKDYAQLPLVECYAGQLNQVFMNILVNALDALEEANAGRSYAEMQAHPSQIRIETALMDAKWVQVAISDNGPGIPEQIKQRIFDPFFTTKPVGKGTGMGMSISYQIITEKHQGHLRCFSTPGKGTKFVIQIPIRQKAVS; encoded by the coding sequence ATGAAGACACAGGATACCCACCCGAAACGGGCAATCTCGTTGCAGCTGCTGCTGATTGTTCCATTCGTGGTGCAAATCTTCGGGGCGGTGTCTCTCGTGGGATACTTGTCCTTCTACAACGGGCAAAAGGCCATCAACGCACTGGCGAGTCAGTTGATGGACCGGACCAGCAAGGCAGTCGATCAACATCTCGACTCGTATCTCTCGGTGCCACACAAACTTTTGCAGATGAATGCCGATGCGATCCGTCTGGGGTTTTTAGATGTGCGAGATCCTAAAATGCTGGAACGCTACTTCTGGCATCAAATGCAAGCCTATGACCTAAGCTACATCGGTTTTGGCTTGGCTACTGGGGCCGGGGGAGGTGCCGGAAGGTACGATGGCAAAACAGTTGTGATTGATGAATGGCGTTCTTCTAATGGGTCCAATAACGCTTTGAGCTATGGGACTGACCAGCAAGGCAACCGGACCCAGGTGGTGAGCACTTTTACTTGGAACAACTTTAAGGAGACCTGGTATACCGAGCCTGTCAATGCCAAGAAGCCGGTGTGGTCGAGAATCTTTACCATCAATTACCCGAACCATCCCTATGTGGTGGCCTCAGCGGGTCGTCCACTTTATGACGCGAACAATCGTTTGCTAGGCGTGGTGGCAATCGATATTCACTTGTTGAAGCTCAGTGATTTCCTGCGTAATCTGCAAGTGAGTCGTGGGGGCCAAGTGTTTGTCTTGGAACGAAATGGTTTATTGATTGCCAACTCCGGGACCCAGAAACCTTTTGTGGTCGTAAAGGATGAAATTCAACGACTGAAGGCGATCGACAGCCCTAACCCGGTGGTTCGCGGTGTGAGCCAGCAACTCCAGCAGCGCTTTGACAGTTTTCAAAAGATTGCCACGAGCCAAAACTTACAGCTCTCTTTGCAAGGGGAGCTCTACTACGTGCAAGTCACTCCTTGGCGCGATGAGTACGGCTTGGATTGGCTGGTCGTGGTCAGCGTGCCAAAGAGTGATTTTATGGCCCAAATTGACGCCAACACTCAGAGCACCATCTGGCTCTGCTTCGCAGCCTTAGGAGTTGCCTCTGTGCTCAGCGTGTTCACCTCTCGCTGGATCACACAGCCCATCCTGGTCTTGAATCGGGCGAGTAAAGCTATTGCTTCGGGTCAGCTAGACCAAACTGTGAAGGAGAGTGGAATTCAAGAACTCGATGGCTTGGCTAGCTCATTCAACTACATGGCGGGGCAATTGCAGGAGTCGTTTACGGCTTTGGAAGAGAGTAATACAGAGTTAGAATCTCGCGTCGAAGCCCGCACGGGTGAACTCAAAACCACCCTAGAAGAGTTGAGGCGTAGTCAAGCTCAGGTCATCCAGAGTGAGAAAATGTCCAGCCTGGGCCAACTGGTAGCCGGAGTCGCCCATGAAATTAACAACCCCATCAACTTTATTCATGGCAACCTGACTCATGCTCAGGAATATACCCAGGGATTACTAGAGTTCATTCAGCTCTATCAACAGCGCTATCCGGACCCCGGACCTGACATCGAGAGCGCAGCGGAGGAGATTGACCTAGAGTTCTTGCAGGCGGACCTGCCGAAGATGCTAACGTCCATGAAACTCGGCAGCGATCGCATCCGGCAAATTGTGCTATCGCTGCGGAACTTCTCACGCATGGATGAAGCCGAGATCAAGCCAGTCAGCTTGGATGAGGGCTTGGATAGCACGCTGATGATTTTGCAGCATCGGCTCAAAGCTCGACCGGAGCGACCTGAGATTGAGGTGATCAAAGACTACGCCCAGTTACCGCTCGTCGAGTGCTATGCCGGGCAGCTCAATCAGGTCTTTATGAACATCCTCGTCAACGCGCTGGATGCCCTTGAAGAAGCAAATGCAGGCCGAAGCTATGCCGAGATGCAAGCTCATCCGAGTCAGATTAGGATTGAGACCGCTTTAATGGATGCCAAGTGGGTACAAGTGGCGATCTCAGACAACGGACCTGGGATACCAGAACAGATCAAACAACGGATTTTCGACCCCTTCTTCACCACGAAACCCGTGGGCAAAGGAACAGGGATGGGGATGTCGATTAGCTATCAAATTATCACTGAGAAACATCAGGGTCATTTGAGATGTTTCTCCACACCCGGAAAAGGGACTAAGTTTGTCATTCAAATTCCTATCCGACAAAAAGCTGTGAGCTGA
- a CDS encoding response regulator has protein sequence MQRNGMSEEPDIKSRLRGISILLVEDDPDTLAIFDLFLTHMGATVATATTVKAALKMAEEVQPDILISDLQLPDGNGYDLLDMIRKLPSSSSKLIPAIVMTGHSTPFSEPAYNQGALSGGFQKFLAKPFNIDELLAAIAEFTRGVDQDAHVYCCDI, from the coding sequence ATGCAGCGAAATGGGATGAGTGAAGAGCCAGACATCAAGTCACGCCTGAGGGGCATTTCAATTCTCTTAGTTGAAGATGACCCAGACACCTTAGCGATATTCGATTTGTTTTTAACTCACATGGGAGCTACAGTCGCTACAGCAACAACAGTGAAAGCAGCTCTCAAAATGGCGGAAGAGGTTCAACCAGATATTCTGATTAGTGATCTCCAGTTACCCGATGGCAACGGTTATGATCTGCTCGACATGATTAGAAAACTTCCATCGAGTTCATCTAAGCTAATTCCTGCGATCGTGATGACGGGACACAGTACACCCTTTTCAGAACCTGCTTACAATCAAGGGGCGCTATCGGGCGGGTTTCAAAAGTTCTTGGCCAAACCCTTCAATATTGATGAGCTACTTGCCGCGATCGCTGAATTCACCAGAGGTGTAGATCAAGACGCACACGTTTACTGCTGCGATATCTGA
- a CDS encoding response regulator: protein MELSNQALPLEGVRLLLVDDQVDITKIVTWILEDAGAEVVAVHSAEEALRAVEGFIPDILISDICLPDMNGHLLLQHLRERIGTLQLGPTQDIPAIALSGYSNPSLDNGSSQGAVASFQKYLAKPFDLEELVRLVAELSQAQSKVQLVS from the coding sequence ATGGAATTGTCTAATCAAGCTTTACCTCTTGAGGGTGTCCGCTTACTTCTCGTAGACGACCAGGTCGATATCACTAAAATTGTCACCTGGATTCTTGAAGATGCGGGAGCGGAGGTGGTTGCTGTCCATTCTGCGGAGGAGGCGCTCAGGGCCGTGGAAGGTTTCATCCCCGACATTTTGATTAGCGATATCTGTTTACCTGACATGAATGGTCATTTACTGCTCCAGCATCTGCGAGAGCGAATTGGAACTCTCCAGCTTGGACCCACCCAGGACATCCCCGCGATCGCGCTCAGCGGTTACAGCAACCCATCCCTAGACAACGGAAGTAGCCAGGGGGCCGTCGCAAGTTTTCAAAAGTACTTGGCAAAACCCTTTGATCTGGAAGAGCTAGTGAGATTAGTAGCAGAGCTCAGTCAGGCTCAGAGCAAAGTGCAACTAGTCTCCTAG
- a CDS encoding PleD family two-component system response regulator: MPDAPISEPSPEIRVLLVEDDDFNRLLLNDYLTHQGYQVLGLAEGSSFFSTLAQFQPHVVLLDLKLPDISGYQLLEALRQNIEFQHIPVIVFTAFAFRADRQRALQLGVQGYFVKPSHPEELVVAIEIVCAG, from the coding sequence ATGCCAGATGCCCCGATTTCTGAACCGAGCCCAGAGATAAGAGTCTTGTTAGTTGAGGATGATGACTTTAATCGATTACTACTGAATGACTACCTCACTCATCAAGGCTATCAAGTGCTGGGTTTGGCAGAGGGCAGCAGCTTTTTCTCAACTCTGGCTCAGTTTCAGCCGCATGTGGTTTTACTAGACTTGAAGTTACCCGACATCAGTGGCTACCAACTACTAGAAGCACTGCGACAGAACATAGAGTTTCAGCATATCCCTGTCATTGTCTTTACAGCATTCGCCTTTCGAGCCGATCGCCAACGAGCCCTGCAATTGGGAGTGCAGGGTTATTTTGTCAAGCCGAGCCACCCAGAAGAGCTAGTCGTCGCAATTGAAATAGTTTGTGCTGGATAG
- a CDS encoding tyrosine-type recombinase/integrase, which translates to MAESVINEHARDRLDPIEVRTHSFRRTALTQMSSAGVPLRVIQEISEPHSLQAPQRYLEISGLRLEGAVAVLSF; encoded by the coding sequence ATGGCTGAGTCCGTCATCAACGAACACGCTCGCGACCGCTTGGACCCGATAGAAGTTAGAACCCACAGTTTTAGACGTACGGCTTTGACCCAGATGAGTAGTGCAGGGGTGCCACTGCGAGTAATTCAGGAGATATCCGAGCCCCATAGCTTACAGGCACCTCAACGGTATCTTGAGATTTCAGGGTTGCGACTGGAGGGGGCGGTGGCGGTTTTGAGCTTCTGA
- a CDS encoding response regulator, translating into MAADNLKFQGFKILVVDDEKPALEIMDVVLSFYGAEVIATTSALEALRLLQERQPDLVVSDISMPGMDGHDLIRCIRGLTPEQGGQVPALALTALGDPRTKQKALTAGFRYFLTKPVDLPELVAVCAKLIKTSPGC; encoded by the coding sequence TTGGCTGCTGACAACCTAAAGTTTCAGGGCTTCAAAATTCTGGTAGTAGATGATGAGAAGCCTGCCTTAGAGATTATGGACGTTGTCTTGAGTTTTTACGGTGCAGAAGTGATAGCAACAACCTCAGCTCTGGAAGCCTTGAGACTTCTCCAGGAAAGGCAGCCTGATTTAGTGGTCAGTGACATTTCCATGCCTGGAATGGATGGACATGACCTTATACGCTGCATTAGAGGCTTAACTCCAGAGCAAGGAGGCCAAGTACCTGCATTAGCCCTAACCGCGCTTGGAGACCCAAGAACGAAGCAGAAGGCGCTCACAGCAGGTTTTCGGTATTTTCTTACCAAGCCAGTTGATCTTCCTGAGTTGGTTGCGGTGTGTGCAAAACTCATCAAGACTTCGCCAGGATGCTAA
- a CDS encoding STAS domain-containing protein yields MKSNPVVISYPPSSLVGTAANHLHEEIQDALKVGIKTFLINFQEVKFMDSHGLGMLVMILKDIQAGEGQLFLCSLGDQAKMLLELTSMTQVFCIFANQAEFQVKVLGD; encoded by the coding sequence ATGAAATCTAATCCCGTAGTCATTTCCTATCCTCCTTCATCGCTAGTCGGTACTGCGGCTAATCACCTTCACGAGGAAATTCAGGATGCCCTTAAGGTAGGAATTAAGACCTTTTTGATTAACTTCCAAGAGGTCAAGTTTATGGATAGTCATGGCTTGGGAATGTTGGTCATGATTCTCAAAGATATTCAGGCTGGTGAGGGACAGTTGTTTTTATGCTCTTTGGGTGATCAAGCCAAGATGCTTCTAGAGCTGACTAGCATGACTCAAGTTTTTTGTATCTTTGCGAATCAAGCTGAGTTCCAGGTAAAAGTGCTAGGAGACTAG